The Verrucomicrobiia bacterium region TCAAAACCGCGAGCCGCGGTTTTCTGTGCCTCACGGACCATGGCCGCAGATTTCAAACTTTCCCCCAGCCGCACGGCACGGGCCAGGAATCCGGCCGCTTCCTCCAAGGAGAAGCAGCCGCTTTGCAACGCTTCGATATAAGCCCGGAAAAGTTCCCGCCGTACCTTCAAATCCTTGAGGAGGGCAATGCTTTCCGTGAAATATCGGCGGCTTTCCACCAGATCGCCGGTAGCCGCCGTAGTACGGCCGAACACCCGGAGCAACGCGCCGATTTCAATCCGCTCTCCCAAACGAGTCGCAACGGCGTAAGCGGTTTGAGCAAAACGCCGGGCGCGTTCAAAATCGTTCCGCAAAACCATCAACTCTGCATACAGTCGGTAGGTCTGAGATACAAGCGCGGATTCCGGTGCAATCCGCTCACCCAACTCAACCCCTTTCTTATAAAGCTCTTCCGCCCCCTCATAATCCCCCTGTGCCGTTTTCAACTCCCCGCTAAACTCGTACCAAATTCCCATCTCGCGCGTGGCGTTTGTGGCCACGATTTTGGCATAGGCATCGGAGAGAAATTTTTCAGCTGTGGACAAATCCCTTTTGCAAAGATAGGCGTGGCCAAGGGAAAGCAAGTCCCGGGCAACCCCCAAATCATCCCCGTGCTGCGCGTTTACGGCACAGGAAGCCGCAAACCGCTCTATGGCAACATCCCACTCCCCAAAAAGCACCAGAATCCGACCTTGGTTGGCAGATAGAATGGCCACGCGCTTAGCATCCCCCAATCGGTGGGCCAACTCGATTCCCTCGGAGAGAGTTTCCTGAGCTTTCTGAAAATCAAAAGTGATGAAATAAACAGCGGCAAGACGGTTCAAGGCATCCACAGCTCCGGCCAAATCCGATGCCCGGCGGAAACCGAAAACGGCCTCCTTCAACTGTTGTTCGGCCTCTTTCAGGTTTCCCTGCGAGGTTTCCACCAAGCCGAAAATGTATTGGGTTTGCGCTGTTTGGCGGTGTTCCCCCGTGTTTTTGAAGAACTCGTAGGCCTCGGTGGCTTTCTGGCGGGCCCAAGCATAATCACCAATGGAATGGCTTACCAACGCCTCCAGATAGCAAAAACGGGCCCATTCAGCCGTATGGGGAACTGGACGGAAAGTATTGACCAGTTCCCCCAGCTCCGCCTTGGCTTTTAGATACTCCCTTTTCTCAACTAAAACCTCCACCGCCTCCAGTTGGCGAACCAAGGCGGTGGCAGGCTGCCTTTCGTTATCCATTCGGTCGATCTGGTTTTCAGTTCTCGACTTTTTTCCTGCCGGTAACCGGTTTTGCGGACCCATCGGAAGGCAGGTTCACCCGAACGATGTAATATCCGCCCATCGGTGCCGGCCGAACGATGAAAATGCTCTTCGCCGGAGAAACGGTCGAAGAACTGCTTGCCGAACTCCTGCTGTTGCCCGTGCCTCCCGTTTCGCCCTCTCCCATATTGCTGTTACCCCACGGATATTCCTCTCCTCCACCTCCACCCCAAAGCAATTGGAAGGTGCAAACAAGCAAAACCACCGTCCCCAAAACCGCCAGCCATCTTTTAAACATAAACCTTGCTCCTTGGAGATTGATTAAAGCTCAACAACTTTCTGGCTTTTAACACAAAAGCCATCCCCTGCCTTGGTGTTGCGGGGCAACTTTAGTATCCGTCCTACCCATCGTCAAAAGTATATACGCAGACATCTCAAAATCTTATAATTATAATATTAACCTTCCGGTTTCAAAAAGCAAGGAGAATCTTTAACACCCTTCCATTGGCAACCTCCCATGGCTGGCCTAAAAAGTGATTGACAGCGATTCGTGCTTGGTTATCATAATGGTGCAGGGGTACCCCACACCCGGCAGGAACAAAGAGGGACGGTGTGCGCAAAAATAGCAGGAACTCCGAACACCAAAATAAAGTGGACAATCTCGTTCATCTTTTAAGCCGGGCGGAAAGCTGCCTGCAGGCCAAGGAGTACCACGAGGCCTTGGAGTACTTGGACCGGGCCAGCCGCAGCGGTCCAATCCAATCCGCTTCACCCGAAACGTATCGCTTCCATTACCTGCGAGGGTTGGCGTTTTTCTGGCAAGGGAACCAAAGGGCGGCCTGGGAGGAGGTCGAATCGGCGTTCGGGGCTTTCAAACGCGTACATCCCTCGTTTACACTGCCGAAGCCGGAGGAGCTTCCGGCCTTCGCCGCAAAAAATCTCAAGGCCCTGCGGGCTATAGAAGTGGCCCTTTTTGAAGGGCTGGAGGGCCGAAGCTCGGAGGAAACCGCCAAAAATCGGGAGCGTCTCGAGCGTCGGATTTTTGAGATTTCCGCCTCCCTCGAAAACCTGACCCCCCTATCCAAACTCCACCAGTTGGCCGGCAGCATCCTGCGGCATTTGGGAAAACTTCCGGAAGCCATCGAGCACTTGGAATGGGCCGCCACCGGTTTCCGCCTTTCACGGGACTGGGCCTCGCTGGCCGAAACGCTGAATAGAATTTCGCTCGTGCATATGGCCGGAGGGGAATTGCAAACCGCCATTCAGATCCTGGAGCAGGCCCGGCATTACAGCTTGAAAGCGAAAAATCACTATTTCGAGCTAATTCTACGCTCCAACGTAGCCCTTTGCCAGTTGCTGGCCGGCGTGTGGCGAATCCCCCTCTCCTCCCTGCCGGATGTGCTTGCGGAAAGCAAAAAAGCCGGTGATTTCCCCCGCTACACAACCACGCTGCTTTTATGGGGGCAGGCAAACCTGCTGGCGGGGCGGGTGAAGGAATGCCGAAAGGCTCTGACGGAGGCGAAAAATATATGTTTGGAAAAGAAACTCCTGGGTGTTTTAAAGTTCAGTTATGGATTTCTGGCCGACCTGGCCATGGCGGAAAACCAACTGGAGGAGGCCGAAGCCCATCTTAAAAAGGTTTTGGAAGTCTCCGAAACGTCGGCGCCAAGCAGCGGGCCGATGGGGGAGGCCTGGCAAAAATTGGGGGAGGTTTATGCCGCCCGCCGGGAATACGACCGGGCCATGAAGGCTTTTGCCACAAGCCAGGAGCATCTTTCCAAACACCCGGAAAAGCTGGTGGAAGGGGCGGTCTGGCGCGGAATCGGAGTTTGCCATCTCAAAACCGAACAGTTCCGGCTGGGCCAGAAGGATTTTAAAAAGGCCTTTGAAGTTTTTGAATCCTGCGGCAACGAATGGGAACAGGCCAAAACGGCGGTTCTGGCGGCGGAGTGCGGAGCTTTTGCGGCCGCAGAAATTTATCCCAAACTGGTTTGGGCCAAGGAAATCTTCAAAAAACTGGAGCATCCCGCTTGGCGCAAAAGGGCCCAGGCCTTTTTGGAACAGCGGGAGGAACGGCCCGCGAATGTCCCCCTCCGAGTGGCCCACCGGCTGGCCGAAAAAGAAGAGATTGTCAAGGCCCTGGCGGAAACGAACGGCAACATTTCCCAAGCCGCAAAAAAACTGGGCGTTCTCCGCCAGACCCTGCAATACAAGATTAAGCAGTACAAAATAGACGCCTGAACCCCCTGCAAAAAATTTTGCACTAAGTGCAAAATTTTTTGCATTGCCATTCTCCCAAAGCCGGCCTTCCTTACGGGTACATATGGATAGCTCACATACGGAGAAAATGAGCGTATTATTAATTAGAAAGAGGTCTCCCCACGCCCCAAATCGCGGAGGATCTATGCGAGCAATCATCCTGTTCATTTTCGCCGTTTCGTTCGGCCTGTTTTCGGAATCTTTCGCCCTGCCCAAAAGCAAGGTTCCTGAACCCGCATCCGTAAATCGACAGCCCGCCAAAATCCAGCCTGCCCGTCCCATACCAATCGTCGTTGATGACGACGTGGTAAGAGAAAACAGTTTGCCGCTTGATCCAGCCCAAAGTTACCGCTATCTCGGTCCCAGGCAAATAGAACAGTCCGCCTCGCCGTACGTGGACGTGCGGGTCGGCATTCCGGAGACCCCCGGCGGCAACAACCACATGCGAAGGCAGGTGGCTTTGAGCCCCACCGGCACCGTCCATATGGTCTACGGCATATATGATGTTGATTCCACCGGCACTCCGGACTCCGCCCGCAACTTTTTCTACTTCTACAACGCCTATGACTGCGGCAACTCCAACGCGCTGCGCAACGGCAGCTTGGACGTGCCGATCCGCGATTCGTTTCCACCGACCGACCTGCGCCCCCGTTTTGTCAATCAGGGCGGCCTTTTTATTCCACCCGGAACAAACACTCCTGTCGTATATGGCAATCAATACATTTTGCTTACTGATACCCCTCCATTGGGCGACGTCTCCTTTCGCGGTTGCGCCACCATGAGAGACAGTGCCGAATGTCTCGGAATGTTTTCAATGGATACGACAATGAACATTTCCACCACTCGGCGGCATCCGGTAAACTATCCTTTAAACGAATCCGTCTGGGTGGCCACCTATCGGGCCGGGAATACTCCTAATGCGATTTCCTTCACTTATACCACCGACCGCGGGTTGACTTGGTCTGCGGACGCTATTCTGCCCACCTACAGCCCCTGGTTTAACTCGGTTGAGATAACCGGGCGG contains the following coding sequences:
- a CDS encoding helix-turn-helix domain-containing protein; protein product: MRKNSRNSEHQNKVDNLVHLLSRAESCLQAKEYHEALEYLDRASRSGPIQSASPETYRFHYLRGLAFFWQGNQRAAWEEVESAFGAFKRVHPSFTLPKPEELPAFAAKNLKALRAIEVALFEGLEGRSSEETAKNRERLERRIFEISASLENLTPLSKLHQLAGSILRHLGKLPEAIEHLEWAATGFRLSRDWASLAETLNRISLVHMAGGELQTAIQILEQARHYSLKAKNHYFELILRSNVALCQLLAGVWRIPLSSLPDVLAESKKAGDFPRYTTTLLLWGQANLLAGRVKECRKALTEAKNICLEKKLLGVLKFSYGFLADLAMAENQLEEAEAHLKKVLEVSETSAPSSGPMGEAWQKLGEVYAARREYDRAMKAFATSQEHLSKHPEKLVEGAVWRGIGVCHLKTEQFRLGQKDFKKAFEVFESCGNEWEQAKTAVLAAECGAFAAAEIYPKLVWAKEIFKKLEHPAWRKRAQAFLEQREERPANVPLRVAHRLAEKEEIVKALAETNGNISQAAKKLGVLRQTLQYKIKQYKIDA